The Nocardioides pantholopis genome window below encodes:
- a CDS encoding NYN domain-containing protein: MSTTLVVDGANVVGSRPDGWWKDRAGAARRLHEQLLVADVPYDVVVLVLEGAAKGGARPGRDAHVVTVHAKADGDATIVAETRAAIARGERVAVVTADRMLQARVQGAGAVALGPSWLLDQL, from the coding sequence GTGAGCACGACGCTGGTCGTCGACGGGGCCAACGTCGTCGGCAGCCGCCCCGACGGCTGGTGGAAGGACCGGGCCGGCGCGGCCCGGCGCCTGCACGAGCAGCTGCTGGTCGCCGACGTCCCGTACGACGTCGTGGTGCTGGTGCTGGAGGGTGCGGCCAAGGGCGGCGCCCGGCCGGGCCGGGACGCCCACGTGGTGACCGTGCACGCCAAGGCCGACGGCGACGCGACGATCGTGGCCGAGACCCGGGCCGCGATCGCGCGCGGCGAGCGGGTGGCCGTGGTGACCGCCGACCGGATGCTCCAGGCCCGGGTCCAGGGGGCCGGCGCGGTGGCGCTCGGGCCGTCCTGGCTGCTCGACCAGCTCTGA
- a CDS encoding ROK family protein produces the protein MAPGTPPGPLSGMPRVAAPRPARAGPLDRVRAANRRAVLALLVGGPQSRADICRGTGLSRSTVSGLVAELLASGHLAESAARGTPHKGGSGRPPVLVALATPPGLVAGVDVGHHHVRAVLADRSGRVLAQQHAEVDVDASGRGSLDVAADLVRRTLAGSDRTAGPEHRLLVAGMCVPAPVDRRSGTVRGGILPGWRGLAPAQELTRRLGVPTVADNDANLGALAELHRGAARGLTDVVYIKLAGGLGSGIVLGGRLHRGATGSAGEIGHVQVAEDGEVCRCGNRGCLETRVAAPRLLRLLRPAYDEELDVAGVLRLDREGDSGVRRVLGDAGRTIGRALADLCNSLNPQAVVVGGSLGSSPALVAGVREAVTRYAQPDTATAVQVLPGQLGDQAEALGAVALGTARLAAT, from the coding sequence ATGGCACCCGGCACGCCTCCCGGGCCGCTCTCGGGGATGCCCCGGGTCGCGGCCCCGCGGCCCGCCCGAGCGGGCCCGCTGGACCGGGTCCGCGCGGCGAACCGGCGCGCGGTGCTGGCCCTGCTCGTCGGCGGTCCCCAGAGCCGGGCCGACATCTGCCGCGGAACCGGGCTGTCGCGCTCCACGGTCTCCGGGCTGGTCGCCGAGCTGCTCGCGTCCGGACACCTCGCCGAGAGTGCCGCCCGCGGGACCCCGCACAAGGGCGGCAGCGGCCGGCCGCCGGTCCTGGTCGCCCTGGCCACCCCGCCCGGGCTGGTCGCCGGGGTCGACGTCGGCCACCACCACGTCCGCGCCGTGCTGGCCGACCGCTCCGGGCGGGTCCTCGCCCAGCAGCACGCCGAGGTCGACGTCGACGCCAGCGGCCGCGGCTCGCTCGACGTCGCCGCCGACCTGGTACGCCGCACGCTGGCCGGGTCCGACCGCACCGCCGGTCCGGAGCACCGGCTGCTGGTGGCGGGGATGTGCGTGCCGGCCCCGGTCGACCGGCGGTCCGGGACCGTGCGGGGCGGGATCCTGCCGGGCTGGCGCGGGCTGGCCCCGGCCCAGGAGCTGACCCGGCGGCTCGGGGTGCCGACGGTGGCCGACAACGACGCCAACCTCGGGGCGCTCGCGGAGCTGCACCGCGGCGCCGCCCGCGGCCTCACCGACGTCGTCTACATCAAGCTGGCCGGCGGGCTCGGCTCCGGGATCGTGCTCGGCGGCCGGCTGCACCGCGGGGCGACCGGGAGCGCCGGGGAGATCGGCCACGTCCAGGTCGCCGAGGACGGCGAGGTGTGCCGGTGCGGCAACCGGGGCTGCCTGGAGACCCGGGTGGCCGCGCCGCGGCTGCTGCGGCTGCTGCGGCCGGCGTACGACGAGGAGCTCGACGTGGCGGGGGTGCTGCGCCTGGACCGCGAGGGCGACTCGGGGGTGCGCCGGGTGCTCGGCGACGCGGGCCGCACCATCGGGCGGGCGCTCGCGGACCTGTGCAACAGCCTCAACCCGCAGGCCGTCGTGGTCGGTGGCTCGCTCGGGTCCTCCCCCGCCCTGGTGGCCGGCGTGCGCGAGGCCGTCACCCGCTACGCCCAGCCCGACACCGCCACCGCGGTGCAGGTGCTGCCCGGGCAGCTCGGCGACCAGGCCGAGGCGCTGGGTGCCGTCGCGCTCGGCACGGCCCGGCTCGCCGCCACCTGA
- a CDS encoding glycoside hydrolase family 3 protein yields the protein MILLPSSRGRRLAGVALTAALVAAPAAAPPGATALERGADAAAQTGPRYRDASLPTAARVADLLGRMTLAEKVGQMTQAERADVTADPSLITEYGLGSVLSGGGSVPANNTAEGWADMVDTFQRAALDTRLGIPLLYGVDAVHGHANLQGATVFPHNIGLGATRNARLVERIAHITAAETRASGPQWNFAPCVCVARDDRWGRTYESFGEHPRLATVLGAAAVRGLQGPRGQLDRPDRVLATAKHYAGDGLTTFGTGEGDYTIDQGITQTSREEFDELALAPYRAVVRGRDAAGSVMPSFSSVDWTEDGLGNPVKMHAHEELLTDVLRGDLGFEGFVISDWRAIHQIPGDLATQVATSVNAGVDMFMEPASGTDPAWREFVPTLIGLVEAGTVSQGRIDEAVSRILTAKFELGLFERPFTDRRNLDEIGSRGHRAVARQAVAESQVLLRNRERTLPLGGRHHGRPGKHFKPGKHGKHVKHGRRGHRHGARPVYVAGSNADNIGNQAGGWTLTWQGGSTNVIPGDTILDGIRGASRARVTFSETATARVPRGADGVVVVGETPYAEGFGDVGGPRWGYDPGDNGVLRPPQTMELTDADEAAVRTVCAQARSCTVVVVSGRPMALAPDLLRRVDALVASWLPGSEGRGVADVLFGRRPFTGRLPVSWPRTVDQEPVNIGDEDYDPLYRYGFGLTTRRQHR from the coding sequence ATGATCCTGCTTCCCAGCTCGCGCGGCCGGCGGCTCGCCGGCGTCGCGCTCACCGCCGCGCTGGTCGCGGCCCCCGCCGCCGCGCCACCGGGCGCGACCGCGCTCGAGCGCGGCGCGGACGCCGCCGCCCAGACCGGCCCGCGCTACCGCGACGCCTCCCTTCCGACCGCCGCCCGCGTCGCCGACCTGCTCGGCCGGATGACCCTCGCCGAGAAGGTCGGCCAGATGACCCAGGCCGAGCGCGCCGACGTGACGGCCGACCCGTCGCTGATCACCGAGTACGGCCTGGGCAGCGTGCTGTCCGGCGGCGGCTCGGTGCCCGCGAACAACACCGCGGAGGGCTGGGCCGACATGGTCGACACCTTCCAGCGGGCCGCCCTCGACACCCGCCTGGGGATCCCGCTGCTCTACGGCGTGGACGCCGTGCACGGGCACGCCAACCTGCAGGGGGCCACCGTCTTCCCGCACAACATCGGTCTCGGTGCCACCCGGAACGCCCGGCTGGTGGAGCGGATCGCCCACATCACCGCCGCCGAGACCCGGGCCAGCGGCCCGCAGTGGAACTTCGCGCCCTGCGTCTGCGTGGCCCGCGACGACCGGTGGGGCCGGACCTATGAGTCCTTCGGCGAGCACCCGCGCCTGGCCACCGTGCTCGGCGCCGCCGCGGTCCGCGGGCTCCAGGGCCCGCGCGGCCAGCTGGACCGCCCCGACCGGGTGCTGGCGACGGCCAAGCACTACGCCGGGGACGGGCTGACGACGTTCGGCACCGGCGAGGGCGACTACACCATCGACCAGGGCATCACCCAGACCAGCCGCGAGGAGTTCGACGAGCTCGCCCTCGCGCCGTACCGCGCCGTGGTCCGCGGCCGGGACGCGGCCGGGTCGGTGATGCCGTCCTTCTCCAGCGTCGACTGGACCGAGGACGGGCTCGGCAACCCGGTCAAGATGCACGCCCACGAGGAGCTGCTCACCGACGTGCTGCGCGGTGACCTCGGCTTCGAGGGGTTCGTGATCTCCGACTGGCGCGCGATCCACCAGATCCCCGGTGACCTCGCGACCCAGGTCGCGACCTCGGTCAACGCCGGCGTGGACATGTTCATGGAGCCCGCCTCCGGCACCGACCCCGCCTGGCGCGAGTTCGTCCCGACGCTGATCGGGCTGGTCGAGGCCGGCACCGTCAGCCAGGGCCGCATCGACGAGGCGGTCTCCCGGATCCTCACCGCCAAGTTCGAGCTCGGGCTGTTCGAGCGGCCGTTCACCGACCGGCGCAACCTCGACGAGATCGGCAGCCGTGGGCACCGGGCGGTGGCCCGCCAGGCCGTCGCCGAGTCCCAGGTGCTGCTGCGCAACCGGGAGCGGACCCTGCCGCTGGGCGGCCGCCACCACGGCAGGCCCGGCAAGCACTTCAAGCCCGGCAAGCACGGCAAGCACGTCAAGCACGGGCGTCGCGGTCACCGCCACGGCGCGCGGCCGGTGTACGTCGCGGGCAGCAACGCCGACAACATCGGCAACCAGGCCGGCGGCTGGACGCTCACCTGGCAGGGCGGCTCGACCAACGTGATCCCCGGGGACACGATCCTGGACGGGATCCGGGGGGCCTCCCGCGCGCGGGTGACCTTCAGCGAGACCGCGACCGCGCGGGTCCCGCGTGGCGCCGACGGGGTCGTGGTCGTCGGGGAGACGCCGTACGCCGAGGGCTTCGGCGACGTCGGCGGACCGCGCTGGGGCTATGACCCCGGGGACAACGGGGTGCTGCGGCCGCCGCAGACGATGGAGCTCACCGACGCCGACGAGGCGGCGGTGCGCACGGTGTGCGCCCAGGCCCGCAGCTGCACGGTCGTGGTCGTGTCCGGCCGGCCGATGGCCCTGGCGCCCGACCTGCTGCGCCGGGTGGACGCGCTGGTCGCGTCCTGGCTGCCGGGCAGCGAGGGCAGGGGCGTCGCGGACGTGCTCTTCGGGCGCCGCCCGTTCACCGGCCGGCTGCCGGTCAGCTGGCCGCGGACGGTCGACCAGGAGCCGGTCAACATCGGCGACGAGGACTACGACCCGCTGTACCGCTACGGCTTCGGGCTGACCACCCGGCGCCAGCACCGCTGA
- a CDS encoding YbdD/YjiX family protein: MSATSVPGPVARAVAGVRWYLHQISGEARWEEYVDRCREDGREPMSRRAYERHRADVREHHASSRCC; this comes from the coding sequence ATGAGCGCGACGAGCGTGCCGGGACCCGTGGCCCGGGCCGTCGCCGGCGTGCGGTGGTACCTGCACCAGATCAGCGGCGAGGCCCGCTGGGAGGAGTACGTCGACCGGTGCCGGGAGGACGGGCGGGAGCCGATGAGCCGCCGGGCCTACGAGCGACACCGGGCCGACGTACGCGAGCACCACGCGTCCTCAAGGTGCTGCTGA
- a CDS encoding carbon starvation CstA family protein: MATTTRTPGSPGPAPSRGRPRAVSIAVWSVVALVGAVCWAVLALSRGEEVSALWILFAALCSYAIAYRFYSRFIARRVLGVDDTRATPAERLGDGVDFEVTDRRVLFGHHFAAIAGAGPLVGPVLAAQMGYLPGTIWIIVGVILAGAVQDMMVLFFSMRRDGKSLGQMVREEIGVVGGTAALIAVFAIMIIILAVLALVVVNALAESPWGVFSIGLTIPIALFMGVYLRFLRPGRVLEVTAIGVVLLLLAIIGGGYVDGTALGDSLTLSPETLTLCLVIYGFIASVLPVWTLLTPRDYLSTFMKVGVIVLLAVGVLIAQPTLSAEAVTSFATDGDGPVFAGKLFPFVFITIACGALSGFHALISSGTTPKMLAKESQVRMIGYGGMLMESFVAISALIAACVIDQGMYFAMNSPAGATGGTFASAAEYVNGLGFSVTADELASAAAAVEEQTLVSRTGGAPTLAFGISQIFESAFGGGLAAFWYHFAIMFEALFILTAVDAGTRVGRFMLQDTIGNLWPRFGDTSWRPAAWGASAVVVAAWGYMLYVGVTDPLGGINQLFPLFGIANQLLAAIALCLCVTLLLKHGKLRWVWVPGVPLVWDLIVTMTASWQKVFSDNPAIGYFAQADRYRDARDADELLPPAADAGQMDQVVSNSTLNGVLQLVFALLVIVVVANAAVVWVRAIRAGGLPTTEVPPTPSRIVAPADFFATAEEKAAVREWEESQRLTTGGRR, encoded by the coding sequence ATGGCGACCACCACCCGTACTCCCGGAAGTCCCGGACCAGCGCCCTCGCGCGGGCGGCCGCGCGCGGTCTCGATCGCCGTCTGGTCGGTCGTGGCCCTGGTCGGCGCCGTCTGCTGGGCGGTGCTCGCGCTCTCCCGCGGCGAGGAGGTCTCCGCGCTGTGGATCCTGTTCGCCGCCCTGTGCTCCTACGCGATCGCCTACCGGTTCTACTCGCGGTTCATCGCCCGGCGGGTGCTCGGCGTCGACGACACCCGGGCCACCCCCGCGGAGCGGCTCGGCGACGGCGTCGACTTCGAGGTCACCGACCGGCGGGTGCTCTTCGGCCACCACTTCGCGGCGATCGCGGGCGCCGGCCCGCTCGTGGGCCCGGTGCTCGCCGCCCAGATGGGCTACCTGCCCGGCACGATCTGGATCATCGTCGGCGTCATCCTGGCCGGCGCGGTCCAGGACATGATGGTGCTGTTCTTCTCGATGCGCCGCGACGGCAAGAGCCTGGGCCAGATGGTGCGCGAGGAGATCGGCGTGGTCGGCGGCACCGCCGCGCTGATCGCGGTCTTCGCGATCATGATCATCATCCTCGCGGTCCTCGCCCTGGTCGTGGTCAACGCGCTCGCCGAATCGCCGTGGGGCGTGTTCTCGATCGGCCTGACCATCCCGATCGCGCTGTTCATGGGCGTCTACCTGCGCTTCCTGCGGCCCGGCCGGGTGCTCGAGGTGACCGCGATCGGGGTCGTGCTGCTGCTGCTGGCGATCATCGGCGGCGGATACGTCGACGGCACCGCGCTGGGCGACTCGCTGACGCTCTCCCCCGAGACCCTGACCCTCTGCCTGGTCATCTACGGGTTCATCGCCTCGGTGCTGCCGGTGTGGACGCTGCTGACCCCGCGCGACTACCTCTCGACGTTCATGAAGGTCGGCGTGATCGTGCTGCTGGCCGTCGGGGTGCTCATCGCCCAGCCGACGCTCTCCGCGGAGGCGGTGACGAGCTTCGCCACCGACGGCGACGGCCCGGTCTTCGCCGGCAAGCTGTTCCCGTTCGTGTTCATCACGATCGCCTGCGGCGCGCTCTCCGGCTTCCACGCGCTGATCTCCTCGGGCACCACCCCGAAGATGCTCGCCAAGGAGAGCCAGGTCCGGATGATCGGCTACGGCGGCATGCTGATGGAGTCCTTCGTCGCGATCAGCGCGCTGATCGCCGCCTGCGTCATCGACCAGGGCATGTACTTCGCGATGAACAGCCCCGCGGGCGCCACCGGCGGGACCTTCGCCTCCGCGGCGGAGTACGTCAACGGACTGGGCTTCTCGGTCACCGCCGACGAGCTCGCGAGCGCGGCGGCGGCGGTCGAGGAGCAGACGCTGGTCTCGCGCACCGGCGGGGCCCCGACGTTGGCGTTCGGGATCTCCCAGATCTTCGAGTCCGCCTTCGGCGGCGGGCTCGCGGCGTTCTGGTACCACTTCGCGATCATGTTCGAGGCGCTGTTCATCCTCACCGCCGTCGACGCCGGCACCCGGGTGGGCCGCTTCATGCTCCAGGACACGATCGGCAACCTGTGGCCGCGCTTCGGCGACACCTCGTGGCGCCCGGCCGCCTGGGGCGCCAGTGCCGTCGTGGTCGCGGCCTGGGGCTACATGCTCTACGTCGGGGTCACCGATCCGCTGGGCGGGATCAACCAGCTCTTCCCGCTCTTCGGCATCGCCAACCAGCTGCTCGCCGCGATCGCCCTGTGCCTGTGCGTCACGCTGCTGCTCAAGCACGGCAAGCTGCGCTGGGTGTGGGTGCCCGGGGTGCCACTGGTCTGGGACCTCATCGTCACGATGACCGCGAGCTGGCAGAAGGTCTTCTCCGACAACCCCGCCATCGGGTACTTCGCGCAGGCCGACCGCTACCGCGACGCCCGGGACGCCGACGAGCTGCTCCCGCCCGCCGCGGACGCCGGTCAGATGGACCAGGTGGTCAGCAACTCCACCCTCAACGGCGTCCTCCAGCTGGTCTTCGCCCTGCTGGTGATCGTGGTCGTCGCGAACGCCGCCGTGGTGTGGGTGCGCGCGATCCGGGCGGGCGGCCTGCCGACCACCGAGGTGCCGCCCACACCGTCCCGGATCGTGGCACCCGCCGACTTCTTCGCCACCGCCGAGGAGAAGGCGGCGGTCCGCGAGTGGGAGGAGTCCCAGCGGCTCACGACCGGAGGCCGCCGATGA
- the ffh gene encoding signal recognition particle protein, with the protein MFATLSDRLADTFKNLRGKGRLSEADIDATAREIRIALLEADVALPVVKEFVAAVKDRARGEEVSGALNPAQQVVKIVNEELVGILGGETRRLRYAKSGPTVIMLAGLQGAGKTTLAAKLALWLKDQGKSPMLVAADLQRPNAVNQLQVNGERVGVPVFAPQPGNGVGDPVGVARESIEEAKRKLYDVVIVDTAGRLGVDAELMKQASDIRDAVQPDEVLFVVDAMIGQDAVSTAQAFLDGVGYDGVVLTKLDGDARGGAALSIASLTGRPVMFASNGEKMTDFDLFHPDRMASRILDMGDMLSLIEQAEKAFDQEEALKAAQKLSGQGGEFTLDDFLQQMQQIRKLGSMKKVMGMLPGMGQFREQLDQFDEREIDRIEAIIRSMTPAERDNPKLIDGSRRARIARGSGRQVSDVNQLVDRFFEARKMMMQMARGGGMPGMPGMPGMPGLGGGPGKKGKAKQQAKKGKKRVSGNPAKAAQAKSAQAGSKAEPANPFATPGADLDYEQAAAALNLPKDFSKFLK; encoded by the coding sequence GTGTTCGCCACACTCTCCGACCGGCTCGCCGACACCTTCAAGAACCTCCGGGGCAAGGGCCGGCTCTCCGAGGCCGACATCGACGCCACGGCGCGCGAGATCCGCATCGCGCTGCTCGAGGCCGACGTCGCGCTGCCGGTGGTCAAGGAGTTCGTGGCCGCGGTCAAGGACCGCGCCCGCGGCGAGGAGGTCAGCGGGGCCCTCAACCCGGCCCAGCAGGTCGTCAAGATCGTCAACGAGGAGCTCGTCGGGATCCTCGGCGGCGAGACCCGGCGGCTGCGCTACGCCAAGTCCGGGCCGACCGTCATCATGCTCGCGGGCCTCCAGGGCGCCGGCAAGACCACGCTGGCGGCCAAGCTCGCGCTGTGGCTCAAGGACCAGGGCAAGAGCCCGATGCTGGTGGCCGCGGACCTCCAGCGCCCCAACGCTGTCAACCAGCTCCAGGTCAACGGCGAGCGGGTCGGCGTCCCGGTCTTCGCGCCGCAGCCCGGCAACGGCGTCGGCGACCCGGTCGGGGTCGCACGGGAGTCGATCGAGGAGGCCAAGCGCAAGCTGTACGACGTGGTCATCGTCGACACCGCCGGCCGGCTCGGCGTCGACGCCGAGCTGATGAAGCAGGCCTCGGACATCCGCGACGCCGTCCAGCCCGACGAGGTCCTCTTCGTCGTGGACGCGATGATCGGCCAGGACGCGGTCTCGACCGCGCAGGCGTTCCTCGACGGGGTCGGGTACGACGGCGTCGTCCTGACCAAGCTCGACGGTGACGCCCGCGGTGGCGCCGCCCTGTCGATCGCCTCGCTCACCGGCCGTCCGGTCATGTTCGCCTCCAACGGCGAGAAGATGACCGACTTCGACCTGTTCCACCCCGACCGGATGGCCTCGCGGATCCTGGACATGGGCGACATGCTCAGCCTGATCGAGCAGGCCGAGAAGGCCTTCGACCAGGAGGAGGCCCTCAAGGCCGCCCAGAAGCTCAGCGGCCAGGGCGGCGAGTTCACCCTCGACGACTTCCTGCAGCAGATGCAGCAGATCCGCAAGCTCGGGTCGATGAAGAAGGTCATGGGGATGCTGCCCGGGATGGGCCAGTTCCGCGAGCAGCTCGACCAGTTCGACGAGCGCGAGATCGATCGCATCGAGGCGATCATCCGCTCGATGACGCCGGCCGAGCGCGACAACCCCAAGCTGATCGACGGGTCCCGCCGCGCCCGCATCGCCCGGGGATCCGGCCGCCAGGTCTCCGACGTCAACCAGCTCGTGGACCGGTTCTTCGAGGCCCGCAAGATGATGATGCAGATGGCCCGCGGCGGCGGAATGCCCGGCATGCCGGGGATGCCCGGGATGCCGGGGCTGGGCGGCGGGCCCGGCAAGAAGGGCAAGGCCAAGCAGCAGGCCAAGAAGGGCAAGAAGCGGGTCTCGGGCAACCCCGCGAAGGCCGCCCAGGCGAAGTCGGCCCAGGCTGGGTCGAAGGCGGAGCCCGCCAACCCCTTCGCCACGCCGGGCGCGGACCTCGACTACGAGCAGGCCGCCGCGGCGCTGAACCTGCCCAAGGACTTCTCCAAGTTCCTCAAGTGA